A DNA window from Deinococcus malanensis contains the following coding sequences:
- a CDS encoding S8 family peptidase yields MAAPVTAAGLGTLSVSGSFTPDWSAPHVPGRVLVVGGSGLSAQSLSALSTVRTQTVISGLSLAFTPSGESDEAFANRLEATGLKVQPDYVYRKLATVVNDPGYPGNDGFASGGTNVTQNYLTRVRAERAWTFLQGCSKTPAGVITAVLDTGTDAAHEDLQGRVLPGAHFVGTTAATVDEDGHGTATAGLIGATANNGKGLAGVIWGGQNLLPVKVLSSTGEGSTSTLVKGVNYAVSQGAKVINMSLGSTVAGATDKALDAALTAAADSAVLVASAGNTATDGVYYPASHSRVIAVGAVGALDGVLACYSARPNEKYPRPLDIVAPGGASNCAGATAAQQMLILAPGNKYALAAGTSESAPLVSGVASLMRAANPKLSAEQTKSLLLSSVNRANGLPLLDAEAAVRAATK; encoded by the coding sequence ATGGCCGCCCCGGTGACGGCGGCGGGCCTGGGAACCCTCAGCGTTTCCGGCAGCTTTACGCCGGACTGGTCAGCTCCCCATGTGCCGGGACGTGTACTGGTCGTGGGTGGCAGCGGCCTGAGTGCCCAGAGCCTCAGCGCCCTGAGCACCGTGCGGACCCAGACGGTGATTTCTGGCCTTTCGCTGGCCTTTACACCCAGTGGCGAGTCTGACGAGGCCTTCGCCAACCGTCTGGAAGCCACCGGACTGAAAGTGCAGCCGGACTACGTGTACCGCAAGCTGGCGACTGTCGTGAATGATCCGGGCTATCCCGGAAACGATGGTTTCGCCTCTGGCGGGACCAATGTGACGCAGAACTACCTCACGCGCGTCCGTGCGGAACGGGCCTGGACGTTCCTGCAGGGATGCAGCAAGACGCCAGCTGGCGTGATCACGGCGGTGCTGGATACAGGCACCGATGCGGCCCATGAGGACCTGCAGGGCCGTGTGCTACCCGGGGCTCATTTTGTAGGTACCACCGCGGCCACCGTGGACGAGGACGGCCATGGAACTGCGACGGCTGGTCTGATTGGTGCCACAGCCAACAATGGAAAGGGCCTGGCTGGCGTGATCTGGGGCGGACAGAACCTACTGCCCGTCAAGGTGCTGAGCAGCACCGGCGAAGGCTCCACTTCCACTCTGGTCAAAGGCGTGAATTACGCGGTGTCCCAGGGTGCCAAGGTCATCAACATGAGTCTGGGGTCCACCGTGGCCGGTGCGACAGACAAGGCTCTGGACGCTGCGCTGACAGCAGCTGCAGACTCTGCAGTTCTCGTCGCCTCGGCCGGGAACACGGCAACGGACGGCGTGTACTATCCGGCCAGTCACTCCAGGGTGATCGCCGTGGGGGCCGTGGGAGCCCTGGACGGCGTCCTGGCCTGCTACAGTGCCCGCCCAAACGAGAAGTACCCGCGTCCGCTGGATATCGTGGCGCCCGGCGGGGCGAGCAACTGCGCTGGAGCGACTGCAGCACAGCAGATGCTGATTCTGGCTCCTGGCAACAAATACGCCCTGGCTGCCGGAACCAGCGAGTCTGCGCCGCTGGTCAGCGGGGTCGCCTCGCTGATGCGCGCCGCAAACCCCAAGCTGAGCGCCGAGCAGACCAAGTCCCTGCTGCTGAGCAGCGTCAACCGGGCCAACGGCCTCCCCCTCCTGGACGCGGAAGCAGCCGTACGGGCAGCAACGAAGTAA
- a CDS encoding aldo/keto reductase gives MTLTGGTAARSGTFTIGGDLEVNRLGFGAMRVTGEGVWGDPADRDGSLATLRRLPELGVNFIDTADSYGPAVSEELLREALHPYDTVVIATKAGFLRTGPNVWVPMGRPEYLKQQAELSRRRLGVDRIDLWQLHRIDPKVPRDEQFAAIKELMDAGIIRHAGLSEVSVEEIEAAREFFPVATVQNLYNLVHRKSEDVLDYCEREGIGFIPWYPLAAGNLARNGSVLGDVAARLGASPSQVALAWVLKRSPVMLPIPGTGKVRHLEENVAASQLSLSDQDFRALDEVGRQEWANQNQSG, from the coding sequence ATGACTTTGACTGGAGGCACAGCTGCCCGCAGCGGCACATTCACGATTGGCGGGGACCTAGAGGTCAACCGCCTGGGCTTTGGCGCCATGCGTGTCACCGGAGAGGGCGTCTGGGGAGACCCGGCCGACCGCGACGGGTCACTGGCCACCCTGAGACGTCTGCCTGAACTGGGCGTGAACTTTATCGACACGGCCGACAGCTATGGACCGGCTGTCAGCGAGGAACTGCTGCGCGAGGCGCTGCACCCCTATGACACGGTCGTGATCGCCACCAAGGCCGGCTTCCTGCGGACCGGGCCCAACGTGTGGGTGCCGATGGGCCGCCCCGAGTACCTCAAGCAGCAGGCCGAACTGTCGCGCCGGCGCCTGGGTGTAGACCGCATCGACTTGTGGCAGCTGCACCGCATCGATCCCAAGGTGCCGCGTGACGAGCAGTTTGCGGCGATCAAGGAGCTGATGGACGCCGGGATTATCCGTCACGCCGGACTCAGCGAGGTCAGTGTGGAAGAGATCGAGGCGGCGCGTGAATTCTTCCCGGTGGCCACCGTGCAGAACCTGTACAACCTGGTGCACCGCAAGAGCGAGGATGTTCTGGACTATTGCGAGCGTGAGGGCATCGGGTTTATTCCCTGGTACCCGCTGGCCGCCGGCAACCTGGCGCGAAATGGCAGCGTGCTGGGTGATGTGGCCGCGCGCCTGGGAGCCAGTCCCTCGCAGGTGGCGCTGGCCTGGGTGCTCAAGCGCAGCCCGGTCATGCTGCCCATTCCCGGCACCGGCAAGGTGCGGCACCTGGAGGAGAACGTGGCCGCCTCCCAGCTGAGCCTGAGCGACCAGGACTTCCGTGCACTGGACGAGGTCGGCCGGCAGGAGTGGGCCAACCAGAACCAGTCTGGTTGA
- a CDS encoding type III polyketide synthase: protein MPLMSAAASPVVRSLVTGTPPHHTLQAEVQAAARTLFPRMAARPGLLEVFGNAQIRSRALARPLDWYLQERGFGEKNAVFLEEARRLITRLAREALDQADLAPSDVDAVVVVNTSGLSTPSLDAYLIEALGLNRHAARLPLWGLGCAGGASGLARAADLVRAGFRRVLYVAVEFCSLTLVKGDESKSNFVGTALFADGGAAMVITAADIPGPPALVSLHGAFSTLIEDSEDIMGWDVVDAGLKVRFSRDIPALVREMMHGNIEQAVAAHGWDRADLKTFVVHPGGVKVLRAYEEALGLPSCALNASRTILRNFGNMSSVTVLFVLEETLRGGPSGRALLSAMGPGFSAEHVLLEFPAA, encoded by the coding sequence ATGCCGCTTATGTCCGCTGCTGCCTCGCCCGTCGTGCGGTCCCTGGTGACCGGGACACCACCGCATCACACACTGCAGGCGGAGGTGCAGGCCGCTGCCCGGACGCTGTTCCCGCGTATGGCCGCGCGCCCCGGTCTGCTGGAGGTTTTCGGCAACGCCCAGATCCGGTCACGTGCCCTGGCCCGGCCGCTGGACTGGTATCTCCAGGAGCGGGGCTTCGGTGAGAAGAACGCGGTGTTTCTGGAAGAGGCCCGCAGGCTGATCACCCGGCTGGCCCGTGAGGCGCTGGACCAGGCAGATCTGGCGCCTTCCGATGTGGACGCGGTTGTCGTGGTGAACACCAGTGGCCTGAGCACCCCCAGCCTGGACGCCTACCTGATCGAGGCGTTGGGGCTCAACCGTCATGCGGCGCGGCTGCCCCTGTGGGGACTCGGCTGCGCGGGGGGCGCGTCGGGGCTGGCCCGCGCTGCCGATCTGGTGCGCGCAGGGTTCCGACGCGTGCTGTATGTGGCGGTCGAGTTCTGCAGCCTCACGCTGGTCAAGGGCGACGAATCCAAGAGCAATTTCGTGGGCACGGCGCTCTTTGCCGATGGTGGGGCGGCAATGGTGATCACGGCGGCGGACATTCCCGGACCCCCAGCACTGGTCTCACTGCACGGGGCGTTTTCCACCCTGATCGAGGACAGCGAGGACATCATGGGCTGGGATGTCGTGGACGCCGGCCTGAAAGTGCGCTTCAGCCGGGATATTCCTGCGCTGGTCCGCGAGATGATGCACGGCAACATCGAGCAGGCAGTGGCGGCACACGGCTGGGACAGAGCTGACCTGAAGACCTTTGTGGTGCATCCAGGGGGAGTCAAGGTGCTGAGGGCCTACGAGGAGGCGCTTGGTCTTCCATCCTGTGCCCTGAACGCCAGCCGGACGATACTGAGGAACTTCGGCAACATGAGCAGCGTGACCGTGCTGTTCGTGCTGGAAGAGACGCTCAGGGGCGGACCTTCAGGCCGGGCCCTGCTGTCGGCCATGGGGCCCGGCTTCAGCGCCGAGCACGTGCTGCTGGAGTTCCCGGCAGCCTGA
- a CDS encoding enolase C-terminal domain-like protein, translating into MTLTVARVEGIAFRLPLTSALAWGAHSALSAAEHVLVRVTLSDGTVGVAEATPRPTIYGETTASVLGILAHLSPALRGLDIHDEAALAQARNSVANNHTARGALDMALHDARARAQGLTLFDTLLGPRTRVRASFILGIASPAEMLAEAHRVVAAGVRCLKVKVGRQHQQDLQVIHELRRLFGDEVQLYADSNETLTPEAAPGALAAMRDAGLMYVEEPLPVRELHARTELHALGVLPIVADDSCFTPADLKRELAFGTFDVLNVKTARNGFSDGLSMLREAARHGKRGMVGSQASTGLGTLHAALLSTQGEVQEPCELSFVLKLQDDLLNMRITFQDGWLDVAALREHAVDPVKLSRYQI; encoded by the coding sequence ATGACCCTGACCGTGGCCCGGGTGGAGGGCATTGCATTTCGTCTGCCGCTGACCTCCGCACTGGCCTGGGGGGCGCATTCAGCCCTCAGCGCGGCCGAACATGTGCTGGTCCGGGTGACCCTTTCAGACGGCACGGTCGGCGTTGCGGAAGCCACCCCGAGGCCCACTATTTATGGCGAGACCACCGCCAGCGTTCTGGGCATTCTGGCCCATCTCTCCCCTGCGCTAAGGGGGTTGGATATTCACGACGAGGCTGCCCTGGCTCAGGCACGCAACAGCGTGGCCAACAACCATACGGCGCGCGGCGCGCTGGATATGGCGTTGCATGACGCCCGCGCCCGCGCCCAGGGCCTGACCCTGTTCGACACCCTGCTCGGCCCGCGCACAAGAGTCCGGGCCAGTTTCATCCTGGGGATCGCCTCGCCGGCCGAGATGCTTGCGGAGGCCCACAGGGTCGTGGCGGCCGGAGTCCGCTGCCTAAAGGTCAAGGTGGGGCGCCAGCATCAGCAGGACCTGCAGGTGATTCATGAACTGCGGCGCCTGTTCGGAGACGAGGTGCAGCTGTATGCCGACAGCAACGAAACCCTGACACCGGAGGCGGCACCGGGCGCCCTGGCGGCCATGCGCGACGCAGGGCTGATGTATGTGGAAGAGCCGCTGCCGGTCCGTGAGCTTCATGCCCGCACCGAGCTTCACGCCCTTGGTGTCCTGCCGATCGTGGCAGACGACAGCTGCTTTACCCCGGCTGACCTGAAACGCGAGCTGGCCTTTGGCACCTTCGACGTGCTGAACGTCAAGACCGCGCGCAATGGCTTCAGCGACGGTCTGAGCATGCTGCGCGAGGCGGCCCGGCACGGCAAACGCGGCATGGTCGGCTCACAGGCCAGCACCGGCCTGGGTACGCTGCACGCTGCGCTGCTCTCCACCCAGGGTGAGGTCCAGGAGCCCTGCGAACTCAGCTTCGTACTGAAACTTCAGGACGATCTGCTAAACATGCGAATCACGTTTCAGGACGGCTGGCTCGACGTCGCCGCCCTGCGCGAGCATGCTGTGGACCCGGTGAAGCTCAGCCGGTACCAGATTTAG
- the acnA gene encoding aconitate hydratase AcnA codes for MADQAMNLFGARDTLQTQSGQKLYFYNLNKLQGRDVSRLPFSIKVLLESVLREANDYDVRREDVETVAGWSPTNPEVEIPFKPARVILQDFTGVPAVVDLAAMRSAMVSLGGDPSKINPLIPVDLVIDHSVQVDEFGTDFALANNMALEFERNRERYEFLRWGQKAFDNFGVVPPASGIVHQVNLEYLAKGVQSRPEDDGVVVYPDSLVGTDSHTTMINGLGIVGWGVGGIEAEAVMLGQPIYMLMPEVVGFKITGAMPEGATATDLALRVTEMLRQAGVVGKFVEFYGAGLSNMTLPDRATIANMAPEYGATMGFFPVDDEALRYLRRTGRLEDEIELVEAYYKAQGMFRTDETLDPMFTSTIELDLGTIVPSLAGPKRPQDRVNLNEMHTVFNEALTAPVKARGFELSGDALSAQGTIGGTDIRIGHGAVTLASITSCTNTSNPSVLIAAGLVARKAVEKGLKSKPWVKTSLAPGSRVVTEYLEAAGLQSYLDQIGFNTVGYGCMTCIGNSGPLPEPVVQAIQEGDLVVASVLSGNRNFEGRVNPHIKANYLASPPLVVAYALAGTVVNDIVNQPIGQDQDGNDVFLRDIWPSNAEIQQVMDQAINAEMFKKVYDGIEQSNKEWNAIPVAEGALYDWKEDSTYIQNPPFFENLAGGPSEIVNIEKARVLVKVGDSVTTDHISPAGSFKADTPAGRYLTERGIQPKDFNSYGSRRGNDRIMTRGTFANIRLKNQLAPGTEGGFTTNFLNGEVTSIFDAATAYKEAGVPLVVLAGKDYGMGSSRDWAAKGTFLLGVKAVIAESFERIHRSNLVGMGVLPLQYKNGETADSLGLHGDETFDFVLPGDLKPRQDITVRVTGTDGQSREITVQCRIDTPVEIDYYKNGGILQTVLRGILAKGKGEVRA; via the coding sequence ATGGCGGACCAGGCGATGAACCTTTTCGGCGCGCGCGACACGCTGCAGACGCAAAGCGGCCAGAAGCTTTACTTCTACAACCTCAACAAACTTCAGGGCCGTGACGTCTCGCGGCTGCCGTTCTCGATCAAGGTGCTGCTTGAAAGTGTCCTGCGCGAGGCCAACGACTACGACGTGCGCCGTGAGGACGTCGAGACGGTCGCCGGCTGGAGCCCGACCAACCCCGAGGTCGAGATTCCCTTCAAGCCCGCCCGCGTGATCCTGCAGGACTTCACCGGCGTGCCGGCCGTGGTGGACCTCGCCGCCATGCGCAGCGCCATGGTGTCCCTGGGCGGCGACCCCAGCAAGATCAACCCACTGATTCCGGTGGACCTTGTCATCGATCACTCGGTGCAGGTCGACGAGTTCGGCACTGACTTCGCGCTGGCCAACAACATGGCCCTGGAATTCGAGCGCAACCGCGAGCGCTACGAGTTCCTCAGATGGGGCCAGAAGGCCTTCGATAACTTCGGCGTGGTGCCCCCGGCCAGCGGTATCGTGCACCAGGTCAACCTGGAGTACCTGGCCAAGGGCGTGCAGAGCCGTCCCGAGGACGACGGTGTGGTCGTGTACCCCGACAGCCTGGTCGGCACCGACTCGCATACCACCATGATCAACGGCCTGGGGATCGTGGGCTGGGGCGTCGGCGGCATTGAGGCCGAGGCCGTCATGCTGGGCCAGCCGATCTACATGCTCATGCCGGAAGTGGTGGGCTTCAAAATTACCGGCGCCATGCCCGAAGGCGCCACCGCGACCGATCTCGCGCTGCGGGTGACCGAGATGCTGCGTCAGGCTGGCGTGGTCGGCAAGTTCGTCGAGTTCTACGGCGCGGGCCTGAGCAACATGACCCTGCCTGACCGCGCGACCATCGCCAACATGGCTCCCGAGTACGGCGCGACCATGGGCTTTTTCCCGGTGGACGACGAGGCGCTGCGCTACCTGCGCCGCACCGGCCGTCTGGAAGACGAGATCGAACTGGTGGAGGCCTACTACAAGGCCCAGGGCATGTTCCGCACCGATGAGACGCTCGATCCCATGTTCACCAGCACCATCGAACTGGACCTCGGCACCATCGTTCCCAGCCTGGCCGGCCCCAAGCGCCCCCAGGACCGCGTGAACCTGAACGAGATGCACACCGTGTTCAACGAGGCCCTGACCGCGCCGGTCAAGGCCCGCGGCTTCGAACTCAGCGGCGACGCGCTCAGTGCCCAGGGCACCATCGGCGGCACCGATATCCGCATCGGCCACGGCGCCGTGACGCTGGCCAGCATCACCTCCTGCACCAACACCAGCAACCCCAGTGTGCTGATCGCTGCCGGTCTGGTCGCCAGGAAGGCCGTCGAGAAGGGCCTGAAGAGCAAGCCCTGGGTCAAGACCAGCCTCGCCCCCGGCTCCCGCGTGGTCACCGAATACCTGGAAGCGGCCGGCCTGCAGAGCTACCTGGACCAGATTGGCTTTAACACCGTCGGCTACGGCTGCATGACCTGCATCGGCAACAGCGGCCCGCTGCCCGAGCCCGTCGTGCAGGCCATCCAGGAAGGCGACCTCGTGGTGGCCAGCGTGCTGTCGGGCAACCGGAACTTCGAAGGCCGCGTCAACCCGCACATCAAGGCCAACTACCTGGCCTCTCCACCCCTGGTCGTGGCCTACGCGCTGGCCGGCACGGTCGTGAACGACATCGTCAACCAGCCCATCGGTCAGGACCAGGATGGCAACGACGTGTTCCTGCGTGATATCTGGCCCAGCAACGCCGAGATCCAGCAGGTTATGGACCAGGCCATCAACGCCGAGATGTTCAAGAAGGTCTACGACGGCATCGAGCAGAGCAACAAGGAATGGAACGCCATTCCCGTGGCCGAGGGTGCGCTGTACGACTGGAAAGAAGACAGCACCTACATCCAGAATCCTCCCTTCTTCGAGAACCTGGCCGGTGGGCCCAGCGAGATCGTGAACATCGAGAAGGCGCGCGTGCTGGTCAAGGTGGGCGACTCGGTCACCACCGACCACATCAGCCCCGCCGGCTCCTTCAAGGCCGACACCCCCGCTGGCCGCTACCTCACAGAGCGCGGCATCCAGCCGAAGGACTTCAACTCCTACGGCTCGCGCCGTGGCAACGACCGCATCATGACCCGCGGAACCTTCGCCAACATCCGCCTCAAGAACCAGCTGGCTCCCGGTACCGAGGGCGGCTTCACCACCAACTTCCTGAACGGTGAAGTAACCAGCATCTTCGACGCCGCGACCGCCTACAAGGAAGCCGGCGTTCCGCTGGTGGTGCTGGCCGGCAAGGACTACGGCATGGGCTCCAGCCGTGACTGGGCTGCCAAGGGAACCTTCCTGCTGGGCGTCAAGGCTGTGATCGCCGAGAGCTTCGAGCGTATTCACCGCAGCAACCTGGTCGGCATGGGCGTGCTTCCGCTGCAGTACAAGAACGGAGAAACTGCCGACAGCCTGGGCCTGCACGGCGACGAGACCTTCGATTTCGTACTGCCCGGCGACCTCAAGCCCCGTCAGGACATCACGGTCCGCGTGACCGGCACGGACGGACAGAGCCGTGAGATCACCGTGCAGTGCCGCATCGACACTCCGGTGGAGATCGACTACTACAAGAACGGCGGTATCCTTCAGACCGTGCTGCGCGGCATCCTCGCCAAGGGTAAGGGCGAAGTCCGGGCCTGA
- a CDS encoding ATPase — translation MSEPVPLPFLRSTPSLPESPWAPLGSLPLTVLVGVTGVGKSTALQALQEARSGLRILPDRREVTDAVMIRPLAGGPVTDREQRFRLTAEYRAAHPGGMAQALGSLQADTTHWGTSPVFDGLRGLDEVQYAASTFPSWRFVALGAPDAVRVRRLLGRADAFDRVQTDTPAADVRGSLLAIPGVRAVFSPSELGDLAVLTTEGHSPADIVARARIVVSERQNYDPQAAEAFLQTLPRSRALLLDTVALNPGQVAQAVREWAADPGSDDSGSAGLQVEG, via the coding sequence GTGAGTGAACCCGTGCCGTTGCCCTTCCTGCGGTCCACCCCCAGCCTTCCCGAGAGCCCCTGGGCACCCCTGGGAAGCTTGCCTCTGACAGTTCTGGTCGGTGTCACCGGCGTCGGTAAAAGTACCGCGCTGCAGGCCCTTCAGGAGGCCCGGTCCGGTCTGCGGATCCTGCCTGACCGGCGTGAGGTGACCGACGCGGTGATGATCCGGCCTCTGGCCGGTGGTCCCGTAACCGACCGCGAGCAGCGCTTCCGCCTTACGGCCGAATACCGGGCCGCGCATCCAGGCGGCATGGCCCAGGCCCTGGGGTCGCTGCAGGCCGACACGACGCACTGGGGGACGTCTCCCGTGTTCGATGGCCTGCGGGGCCTGGACGAGGTGCAGTACGCGGCCTCCACCTTTCCGAGCTGGCGTTTTGTGGCGCTTGGGGCCCCTGACGCGGTGCGGGTGCGGCGCCTGCTGGGACGGGCGGATGCCTTCGACCGCGTGCAGACTGATACGCCGGCCGCTGACGTTCGCGGGAGCTTGCTGGCCATTCCGGGCGTCAGGGCGGTCTTCAGCCCTTCGGAACTCGGGGATCTGGCGGTACTGACCACAGAAGGTCACAGCCCAGCCGACATTGTCGCCAGGGCGCGCATCGTGGTCAGCGAGCGACAGAACTATGATCCGCAGGCCGCTGAGGCTTTTTTGCAGACCCTCCCACGCTCACGTGCCCTGCTGCTCGACACGGTGGCGTTGAATCCGGGGCAGGTGGCCCAGGCGGTACGCGAGTGGGCGGCGGATCCGGGATCAGACGACTCTGGATCCGCCGGGCTGCAGGTGGAAGGATGA